Part of the Methanothermobacter sp. genome, CTCCTCATCGAGGATCTTACAGAGAACATCATACTTTGAGTTTTCCACAAGAGGTCCGCTCACTTCACCGGTCAGCACACCGTCCTCCTCATGGAGCCTGTTGCAGAAGAGGTAATCAATACCAAGCTTATCTCTGATGGGCTCGGCCACAAGGTCAAAGCTTCCACTTATAACCGCAACCCGGTAACCCTTCTCCTTGAGGGCCCTGATGGTCTCCTCGGCACCCTCCATGAGGGGTAATTCATCTGCAACTGCCTTTATATCCTCAACCGCTGTTCCCTTGAGGAGCTTTACCCTTTCCCTTATGGAGGATTCGAAGTCAACATCACCCTGCATGGCCTTTTCGGTGATCTCCATTACCTCCTCCTCGACTCCAGCGATTTTCCCTATCTCGTCTATGGCTTCCCCATCAATAATGACATTGTCAAGATCGAAAACTACAAGTTTAATCAAAAATATCACCATTAAATCAGATCTAACTCGGCAAGCCTTGCCTTGGTCTTTTCAACTCCAAGCTTAGCGTCCTCAGCACTCTTGGCACCTGTGCACACAACCTTCCCTGAACCAAAGAGCAGCAGAACAACCTTCGGTTCATCCAGCCTGTAAACAAGGCCAGGGAACTGTTCAGGTTCATATTCTGTGTTCTCAAGCCCCAGGGCAACGGCCTCAAGGTTCAGGGGTTTCCCGAGGTTTGCCGAGGCAACAATGTTCTGGATCTTTATCTCAAATTCCTCGGGTATATCAGGGTCCATGGTCCTCATCATATCAACTGTGAGTTTTATGGCCCTCTTGGAATCCTCAATGGATTTAGCACCCGTACATACCAGTTTACCTGATCCAAAGATCAGAGCAGCGGTTTTAGGCTCCTTTAATTTGTATACAAGACCAGGAAACTGTTC contains:
- a CDS encoding TATA-box-binding protein, which produces MTDVDIKIENIVASATLGKSIDLQTVAEALENVDFNREQFPGLVYKLKEPKTAALIFGSGKLVCTGAKSIEDSKRAIKLTVDMMRTMDPDIPEEFEIKIQNIVASANLGKPLNLEAVALGLENTEYEPEQFPGLVYRLDEPKVVLLLFGSGKVVCTGAKSAEDAKLGVEKTKARLAELDLI